The Impatiens glandulifera chromosome 3, dImpGla2.1, whole genome shotgun sequence genome contains a region encoding:
- the LOC124929502 gene encoding glutathione S-transferase DHAR2-like → MVLEVCVKAAVGAPEVLGDCPFSQRVLLTLEEKKVPYKIHLIDVAEKPQWFLETNPEGKVPVIKIDDQWIPDSDVIVGIVEEKHPDPPLAHHPEVSTVGSKIFPAFVSFLKSKDSNDGTEQTLLNELKTLDEHLKAKGPYVNGENICAVDLSLAPKLYHLQVALGHFKGWKIPEEFTHLNNYIKLLFSRESFEKTKPIAEEHVIAGWAPKVNPST, encoded by the exons ATGGTATTGGAGGTGTGTGTTAAGGCTGCTGTCGGTGCTCCTGAAGTACTTGGAGACT GTCCTTTTAGCCAGAGGGTACTTCTCACCTTGGAAGAGAAGAAAGTTCCCTATAAGATTCATCTCATCGATGTCGCAGAGAAACCTCAATG GTTTCTGGAGACTAACCCAGAAGGGAAAGTGCCGGTGATCAAAATTGATGATCAGTGGATTCCTGATTCTGATGTTATCGTTGGAATTGTGGAGGAAAAACACCCTGATCCTCCTCTAGCTCATCATCCAGAGGTTTCCACTGT TGGTTCCAAGATATTCCCTGCTTTTGTGAGCTTCTTAAAGAGTAAGGATTCTAATGATGGGACAGAGCAAACTTTGCTAAATGAGCTGAAGACTTTGGATGAACATCTGAAAGCTAAG GGACCATATGTTAATGGAGAAAACATTTGTGCTGTCGATTTGAGTCTGGCGCCCAAACTTTACCATCTCCAGGTTGCTCTCGGTCATTTCAAGGGTTGGAAAATCCCCGAAGAGTTTACTCATCTCAACAATTACATTAAG TTGCTCTTCTCTAGGGAGTCCTTCGAGAAGACTAAGCCTATTGCTGAAGAACACGTGATTGCTGGATGGGCGCCAAAGGTTAACCCTTCTACATAA
- the LOC124929501 gene encoding metal tolerance protein 11 isoform X2 has product MCGRAEISLQGPEDNVAEYYQQQVEMLEGFNEMDALAERGFVPGMSKEEKEKLARSEALAIQISNVANMILFAAKVYASIRSGSLAIVASTLDSLLDLLSGFILWFTAFSMQTPNPYQYPIGKKRMQPLGILVFASVMATLGLQIILESLRTLVSNDSNFKLTKEQEQWVVGIMLSVTLVKLVLVIYCRSFKDEIVKAYAQDHFFDVITNTIGLVAVLLANYISGWMDPVGAIILALYTIRTWSLTVLENVNSLVGKSAAPEFLQKLTYLCWNHHKAIRHIDTVRAYTFGSHYFVEVDIVLPGDMPLQEAHDIGETLQEKLEHLPEIERAFVHLDYEYSHKPEHAQAHL; this is encoded by the exons ATGTGTGGTAGAGCAGAGATAAGTTTGCAAG GACCGGAAGATAATGTTGCTGAGTATTATCAGCAGCAAGTAGAAATGCTCGAGGGCTTTAACGAGATGGATGCTTTAGCAGAGCGAGGTTTCGTTCCAGGAATGTCGAAG GAAGAGAAGGAAAAATTGGCTAGAAGTGAGGCACTGGCTATTCAAATATCTAATGTTGCAAACATGATTCTTTTTGCTGCTAAAGTTTATGCATCCATCCGGAGTGGTTCTTTAGCCATAGTTGCGTCGACTTTGGACTCACTTCTAGATCTTTTATCAGGATTTATCCTTTGGTTTACTGCCTTTTCCATGCAAACGCCGAATCCTTATCAATATCCCATTGGGAAGAAGCGTATGCAGCCATTG GGTATTCTTGTGTTTGCTTCTGTCATGGCAACTCTAGGATTACAGATCATATTGGAATCATTGAGGACGCTTGTGTCTAAT GATAGCAACTTCAAATTGACAAAGGAGCAAGAACAATGGGTTGTTGGTATAATGCTCTCGGTGACTTTGGTTAAACTGgttcttgttatttactgtcgtAGTTTTAAAGATGAGATTGTGAAAGCATATGCACAGGATCACTTTTTTGATGTAATCACAAACACAATTGGCCTTGTTGCTGTCCTACTTGCCAACTACATTAGTGGTTGGATGGACCCAGTTGGGGCTATCATT CTGGCCTTATACACTATCAGGACATGGTCACTAACTGTACTGGAGAATGTGAATTCACTGGTGGGAAAATCAGCTGCACCAGAATTCCTTCAGAAACTAACATATCTATGCTGGAACCACCATAAGGCGATAAGGCACATAGACACGGTTCGAGCCTACACATTTGGGTCTCACTACTTTGTGGAAGTAGACATTGTCTTGCCAGGAGACATGCCCTTGCAAGAAGCCCATGATATTGGGGAGACATTGCAGGAGAAGCTAGAACACCTCCCTGAAATTGAGCGTGCATTCGTTCATCTCGATTATGAATATTCTCATAAACCCGAGCACGCTCAAGCCCATTTATAg
- the LOC124929501 gene encoding metal tolerance protein 11 isoform X1 — MVEAAGKDGDRESSEEQFLLSDSNNGDLSWRLNFDGFQFSEHKQKPPRRLHDCLGVLGPEDNVAEYYQQQVEMLEGFNEMDALAERGFVPGMSKEEKEKLARSEALAIQISNVANMILFAAKVYASIRSGSLAIVASTLDSLLDLLSGFILWFTAFSMQTPNPYQYPIGKKRMQPLGILVFASVMATLGLQIILESLRTLVSNDSNFKLTKEQEQWVVGIMLSVTLVKLVLVIYCRSFKDEIVKAYAQDHFFDVITNTIGLVAVLLANYISGWMDPVGAIILALYTIRTWSLTVLENVNSLVGKSAAPEFLQKLTYLCWNHHKAIRHIDTVRAYTFGSHYFVEVDIVLPGDMPLQEAHDIGETLQEKLEHLPEIERAFVHLDYEYSHKPEHAQAHL, encoded by the exons ATGGTGGAAGCCGCCGGAAAAGATGGCGATCGTGAAAGCTCCGAGGAGCAGTTTCTCTTGTCGGATTCCAACAATGGCGATCTTTCATGGAGACTTAACTTTGATGGCTTCCAGTTCTCTGAACACAAACAGAAGCCTCCGCGCCGTCTCCATGACTGTCTCGGAGTTTTAG GACCGGAAGATAATGTTGCTGAGTATTATCAGCAGCAAGTAGAAATGCTCGAGGGCTTTAACGAGATGGATGCTTTAGCAGAGCGAGGTTTCGTTCCAGGAATGTCGAAG GAAGAGAAGGAAAAATTGGCTAGAAGTGAGGCACTGGCTATTCAAATATCTAATGTTGCAAACATGATTCTTTTTGCTGCTAAAGTTTATGCATCCATCCGGAGTGGTTCTTTAGCCATAGTTGCGTCGACTTTGGACTCACTTCTAGATCTTTTATCAGGATTTATCCTTTGGTTTACTGCCTTTTCCATGCAAACGCCGAATCCTTATCAATATCCCATTGGGAAGAAGCGTATGCAGCCATTG GGTATTCTTGTGTTTGCTTCTGTCATGGCAACTCTAGGATTACAGATCATATTGGAATCATTGAGGACGCTTGTGTCTAAT GATAGCAACTTCAAATTGACAAAGGAGCAAGAACAATGGGTTGTTGGTATAATGCTCTCGGTGACTTTGGTTAAACTGgttcttgttatttactgtcgtAGTTTTAAAGATGAGATTGTGAAAGCATATGCACAGGATCACTTTTTTGATGTAATCACAAACACAATTGGCCTTGTTGCTGTCCTACTTGCCAACTACATTAGTGGTTGGATGGACCCAGTTGGGGCTATCATT CTGGCCTTATACACTATCAGGACATGGTCACTAACTGTACTGGAGAATGTGAATTCACTGGTGGGAAAATCAGCTGCACCAGAATTCCTTCAGAAACTAACATATCTATGCTGGAACCACCATAAGGCGATAAGGCACATAGACACGGTTCGAGCCTACACATTTGGGTCTCACTACTTTGTGGAAGTAGACATTGTCTTGCCAGGAGACATGCCCTTGCAAGAAGCCCATGATATTGGGGAGACATTGCAGGAGAAGCTAGAACACCTCCCTGAAATTGAGCGTGCATTCGTTCATCTCGATTATGAATATTCTCATAAACCCGAGCACGCTCAAGCCCATTTATAg